Within the Balneolales bacterium ANBcel1 genome, the region AGTTTCAGGTCATTGACGATACGATTACGGTGATTTCCGCAATTTCCAACGGACCAAGCGACCAGCTCGGAATCCGGTCAGGCGATCGGATCGTCACCATCGACGGCGAAAGCTCCGTAGGGTTCAGTGAGCAGGATGTGGTGAGCAGCCTCAGAGGTCCCAAGGGAACCCAGGTGAATGTCGGTATCCTGCGGCCCGGCATCGATCGGATGCTGGATTTTGAAATCACCAGGGATGAGATACCGCTCTACACGCTTGACAGCTCCTACATGCTGGATGAAAAAACCGGCTATATACGCGTTAACCGCTTCGCCGCAACCACGCACCAGGAATTCACCGAGGCGATGACCGACCTCCGGCGGGAGAATATGGAGCGGCTGATCCTCGACCTCAGAGGAAACCCCGGCGGCTATCTGGAGCAGGCCGTGAGAATGACCAACGACTTTTTCCCCAGAGGCACCCGTCTTGTGGCAACACAAAGTCGCCACTCGCGCTTCACTTCGGAGTACCGGGCCCGCTACAACGGCCCATACCGCGATATTCCGCTCATCGTACTGGTGGATGAAGGGTCGGCATCCGGAAGTGAAATCGTCAGCGGCGCTATTCAGGACCACGACCGCGGGCTGGTCGTAGGGCGACGAACCTTCGGCAAAGGACTGGTTCAACAGCAGTACGAACTCCCCGACAAAAGTAACATCCGTATTACCATCTCGCGATATCTCACGCCGAGCGGACGGGAAATTCAGAAACCCTACAAGGATGGCCGCGAGCAGTATGCCTATGAAATCTATGCGCGGGACCGTCAGGACGCCAGTGGAGATGTCAGCAAATTCATCCAGAATGTCCCCGATTCGCTGCGGTACACAACCTCGGCCGGCCGTGAAGTGTTTGGCGGCGGCGGAGTGGTGCCGGACCATATCGTCGATCTCGAGCCCACCAACGAGCTGTTTGTGCTGATGCGGCGGAACAACGTCGGTTCGACTTTCGTCCGCGAATACATCGACCGTAAAGGCGAGTCTTTCCGGGACGAATGGCTGGAGCGCTTTGACGATTACCGAAGTGATTTCAGCTGGTCGGAGAGCAACCGGAACGAGTTCGTCAGCCGGCTTGAAAGCAAGGGACTGGTGGTTGCGGATACCGTCACGGCCGCCCGCATGGAGGATGACAAGCTCTACCTGAACCAGGAACTGCTGAAGGAGCAGCTTACCATACCCCTGGGTTTCATGAAAGCGGATCTTTCCCGCCAGGTCTGGGGAAATGAGTATTTCTATCCCGTGATCAATGACGAGGTGGATGATATGGTGCGCATCGCCCTGACACTCTGGCCAGAAGTTCAGGAACTCAGGGTTATGCGTGAAAGCATCGAGGAGCGCTGGTAGCCGGCCGAATCCATCCGTTTTTAGGGGCTCTGTTCCCCTCACCGGCATTCCAGCAACGCCAGCAGAGCACAGACCGCCGTCTCCGCGCGCAGACGGGCACTGCCAAGGCTCACTTCTCCCGCCCCGGCGGTAACCGCGTCAGCTATCTCCTCTTCGGAGAAACCACCCTCGGGACCCACCAGCAGCAACGACGGAGCATCATTACTCCTTCCTGCGGATGGATCCTGCAGCCCGGACTCCTCGCTTGACAGATGAGCCATTAGCACCTGCCGGCCGGGGCCGTAATCCAAAAGTACCGATTTGAAATCATCACGCTCCTCCCACGCCGGAAGGTGGCAGCGGCGACTCTGTTTCATGGCCGAAAGGATGGTTGCGGCAACCCGTGACGGACGAATTCCTGTTTTTTCGGCATGGTCGGAGTGAACCAGTACGATACGCGATGCCCCGAGTTCCACCGCTTTTTCGATAGCAAACTCCAGCCGGTCGCGCTGTTTGATGACTCCCATGGCAAGAATCCGGTCCGGTCCGGGCGGTATCGCCACCCGCGAAATCACCTCTCCGGTCACGGACTTCCTGTCGGCATGTGTCAGCCTTACCTCCAGCAGGTTTCCCGTGCCATCGGTTACCTGCACGAGATCCCCGGCCCGTTTTCTGAGCACCCGGACCATGTGATGCGCCTCCTCCTCCGGAAACACGATGTGGTCAGACCGACTCTGCTCCGGGGGCACATAAAACAGAAAATGTGAATCCATAGGTAAAATCTCCCGGTGTCATTCCCGGAAATGCTTCCCAAGCTTCAGTGACTGGCCCTGATAATTGCTTTTCAGATCCTGTCCGTAGAGATCATCCGGCAGTACGGTATTCGGCTCAAACACCATCCGAAAAAACGTCTGGCCGTCCTCAACGAGGAACGGAACGTCGTGAGAGCGCACTTCCAGTACCGCCTTGGCTCCGCCCTGGTCGACATCCCCCCCGAACCCGCTGTCGAAAAAGCCGGCGTAGTGGGTACGCAGTTCGCCGGAACCGGTATCGTAGGGAACCATTTCCGCGGCGAGATGGCGCGGGATACGGCAACGCTCCCTGGAGGCAAAAATGTAGAACGCCTCCGGTTCCAGGATCATGTAATCGTCCTTGCGGGCATAAATGGGGTCCCAAAATTCCCGGACGCCGTAACAGCCGGTTCTATCAAGATCGATAAGGTCGCGGTGCTTTTTGGCCTTGTACCCGACGATATCTCCCTCCTTTCCCTGGAGGCTGACCCTCATGAAAAGTCCGTCGCGGACATTCAGGTCATCCACCGGCAGCGCTATACCCTCTTCGTTAAACAGGATCGGGTCCTTGATATGGGTGTGCAGAATATCCTGGTCGCTTAGCATTGCCTGGCCATGTCGAATCCGCAGCTGATTGAGCCGCTGACCGGTTTTAACCCGCACCGGGAATGATTTCGGAACAACTTCCAGGTAGAGCTCGCCCCGGTATCCGCCCATGATTTCCTCAAAGCGATGCGAATAGTCGGTGATCAGCCGGGTGAAGATGTCGAGCCGTCCGGTGCTGCTTTTGGGATTGGCCTTGGCGGTAAGCGGCACTTCGGTGGAGAGCGTGCCCATCGATCCGCCGTCGAACAGGCCGGGCGGCGGAAGCTCAAGAGTTTCCAGCAGCGGAATCAGATAGGCGCAATTCTGTTCCAGCACCGCCCCGTCCCGGATGTCCAGGGTATGCTGGGTGAGGCGTTCCATTTTGCTTTGCACCGTCTCGTTTTCCGGCAGAAAGCTGCATCTGACACGGTAGGCGGTGGTGCCCAACCGCAAATCCAGGGAGTTGGGCTGAAACTGATCCTTCCGGATGGGATAGTCCGGGTGTGACCGTATGATCCCCAGGTCGCACAATTTCCTCAGATGCTGAATGGGCAGGATGCCGCGGGTGCGGATGGAGAGTGAGCCGGACATGTTACCCGGTTTATCGGCGGCTGTTTTGCTCATTTCGGATCCACCCCGGCCAGTTCATGGATGATCTTCCACTCCTGCTCGGTCACCGGCTGAATGGAAAGTCTGCTTCCCTTGCGAATGACCATCATATCCTCCAGGCCCGGTGTCTCCTTGATCTGCTCGCGGGTTACCGGCGGATCGAATTTCGCCGTGAACTGCACATCCACCAGAATCCACCGGGGGTTGTCTTTCGAGCTTTTCGGGTCGAAGTATTTGGAGCCGGGGTCAAACTGGGATGGATCGGGATAAGGTTCGCCGGCAACATTCATCGTACCGACAACCGCCAGCGGTTTCGCTCTCGAATGGTAGAACAGTACTCCGTCACCCACTTTCATCTCATCCCGCATGAAGTTCCTTGCCTGGTAGTTACGGATTCCCTCCCAATAGGTGGTGCCGTTTTCCCGGCTGATCAGGTCGTCGATGCTGAATTCGTAGGGTTCCGACTTCATCAGCCAATAATTTCTCGCCATGGTCTCCTTCGTTTTAATCTGTGTGTTACGTTCGTGCCGCCTGGCTCAAGAATAGCGGTTGATGTACCAGGCAACGGTTTGCCGAAGCTGGTCTTCAAAATTCATTTTGGGCTTCCAGCCAAGTTCCCCGGATATTTTGGACGGATCGATGGCGTAGCGCAGATCGTGTCCCGCCCGGTCGGTTACAAAGCTGATGAGGTTGTTGTAATCGCCATCGGGGCCTTCGCCTTTCTCCTCATTCAGAAGG harbors:
- a CDS encoding S41 family peptidase — protein: MSLKRFVTPPLVSILVLSFLYISGLDRVTTSNNSHEINLRKYTEVQSKIYENHVDEISILDLHVNSLKGFVGNIADTTLDISGTPLDTTFADPDFSIGSLRESVSRFERAYLFLKNNSSEEEDMVARTEDAINAMFRPLDPHSVYIEPETSERIQDEFSARFEGVGIQFQVIDDTITVISAISNGPSDQLGIRSGDRIVTIDGESSVGFSEQDVVSSLRGPKGTQVNVGILRPGIDRMLDFEITRDEIPLYTLDSSYMLDEKTGYIRVNRFAATTHQEFTEAMTDLRRENMERLILDLRGNPGGYLEQAVRMTNDFFPRGTRLVATQSRHSRFTSEYRARYNGPYRDIPLIVLVDEGSASGSEIVSGAIQDHDRGLVVGRRTFGKGLVQQQYELPDKSNIRITISRYLTPSGREIQKPYKDGREQYAYEIYARDRQDASGDVSKFIQNVPDSLRYTTSAGREVFGGGGVVPDHIVDLEPTNELFVLMRRNNVGSTFVREYIDRKGESFRDEWLERFDDYRSDFSWSESNRNEFVSRLESKGLVVADTVTAARMEDDKLYLNQELLKEQLTIPLGFMKADLSRQVWGNEYFYPVINDEVDDMVRIALTLWPEVQELRVMRESIEERW
- a CDS encoding RsmE family RNA methyltransferase, which codes for MDSHFLFYVPPEQSRSDHIVFPEEEAHHMVRVLRKRAGDLVQVTDGTGNLLEVRLTHADRKSVTGEVISRVAIPPGPDRILAMGVIKQRDRLEFAIEKAVELGASRIVLVHSDHAEKTGIRPSRVAATILSAMKQSRRCHLPAWEERDDFKSVLLDYGPGRQVLMAHLSSEESGLQDPSAGRSNDAPSLLLVGPEGGFSEEEIADAVTAGAGEVSLGSARLRAETAVCALLALLECR
- a CDS encoding 2'-deoxycytidine 5'-triphosphate deaminase, producing the protein MSKTAADKPGNMSGSLSIRTRGILPIQHLRKLCDLGIIRSHPDYPIRKDQFQPNSLDLRLGTTAYRVRCSFLPENETVQSKMERLTQHTLDIRDGAVLEQNCAYLIPLLETLELPPPGLFDGGSMGTLSTEVPLTAKANPKSSTGRLDIFTRLITDYSHRFEEIMGGYRGELYLEVVPKSFPVRVKTGQRLNQLRIRHGQAMLSDQDILHTHIKDPILFNEEGIALPVDDLNVRDGLFMRVSLQGKEGDIVGYKAKKHRDLIDLDRTGCYGVREFWDPIYARKDDYMILEPEAFYIFASRERCRIPRHLAAEMVPYDTGSGELRTHYAGFFDSGFGGDVDQGGAKAVLEVRSHDVPFLVEDGQTFFRMVFEPNTVLPDDLYGQDLKSNYQGQSLKLGKHFRE
- a CDS encoding EVE domain-containing protein — encoded protein: MARNYWLMKSEPYEFSIDDLISRENGTTYWEGIRNYQARNFMRDEMKVGDGVLFYHSRAKPLAVVGTMNVAGEPYPDPSQFDPGSKYFDPKSSKDNPRWILVDVQFTAKFDPPVTREQIKETPGLEDMMVIRKGSRLSIQPVTEQEWKIIHELAGVDPK